From the Rhinolophus sinicus isolate RSC01 linkage group LG02, ASM3656204v1, whole genome shotgun sequence genome, one window contains:
- the ZBTB39 gene encoding zinc finger and BTB domain-containing protein 39: MGMRIKLQSTNHPNNLLKELNKCRLSETMCDVTIVVGSRSFPAHKAVLACAAGYFQNLFLNTGLDAARTYVVDFITPANFEKILSFVYTSELFTDLINVGVIYEVAERLGMEDLLRACHSTFPDLESTAVAKPLTNTSESHSSSLSCSSAEPAHPLGELRGAGEHFGPDRNYVLPSDAGGSYKEEERNVSSDTNHSLPQPQQPLPPKTEDRDTPAPFTSVPNMVTQPILGTVSMGIQTSTSSCQPYKVQSNGDFSKNSCFPPDNAIDITTGTNSCLSNSDHSRDPGFGQMDELQLEELGDDDLQFEDPTEEIGTAEEVIELSDDSEDELTFGENDSRENKAMPCQVCKKVLEPNIQLIRQHARDHVDLLTGNCKVCETHFQDRNSRVTHVLSHIGIFLFSCDMCETKFFTQWQLTLHRRDGIFENNIIVHPNDPLPGKLGLFSGAASTELKCAACGKALAKDFHVVRGHILDHLHLKGQACSVCDQRHLNLCSLMWHTLSHLGISVFSCSVCANSFVDLQLLEKHMAVHQSLEDTLFRCHLCSQSFKSEAAYRYHVSQHKCNSGLDPRPGFGLQHPALQKRKLPAEDFLSEELALQGQPGNSKYSCKVCGKRFAHTSEFNYHRRIHTGEKPYQCKVCHKFFRGRSTIKCHLKTHSGALMYRCTVCGHYSSTLNLMSKHVGVHKGSLPPDFTIEQTFMYIIHSKEAEKNPDS, encoded by the coding sequence ATGGGCATGAGGATCAAACTGCAAAGCACCAACCACCCCAACAACCTGCTGAAGGAACTCAACAAGTGCCGGCTCTCGGAGACCATGTGCGATGTGACCATTGTGGTGGGAAGCCGCTCTTTCCCAGCCCACAAAGCTGTGCTGGCCTGTGCGGCTGGCTACTTCCAGAACCTCTTCCTAAACACTGGGCTCGATGCTGCCAGGACCTATGTGGTGGACTTCATCACCCCTGCCAATTTTGAGAAGATTCTGAGCTTTGTCTACACATCGGAGCTCTTCACGGACCTCATCAACGTTGGGGTCATCTACGAGGTAGCTGAGCGTCTGGGTATGGAGGACCTCCTCCGGGCCTGTCACTCCACCTTTCCTGACTTGGAGAGCACTGCTGTGGCCAAGCCCCTGACCAACACCAGTGAGAGCCACTCCAGCTCCCTGAGTTGTAGCTCAGCAGAGCCTGCCCATCCCCTTGGAGAACTCCGGGGTGCTGGGGAACACTTTGGTCCTGATAGAAACTATGTCTTACCTAGTGATGCTGGAGGAAGCtataaagaggaagagagaaatgttTCTAGTGACACTAACCATAGCCTGCCTCAGCCTCAGCAGCCACTGCCACCAAAGACAGAAGACCGTGATACTCCTGCTCCTTTCACGTCTGTACCTAATATGGTGACTCAGCCCATCCTAGGCACCGTCAGCATGGGCATCCAAACGAGCACAAGCTCCTGCCAGCCATACAAAGTTCAGAGCAATGGAGACTTCAGTAAAAACAGCTGCTTCCCCCCTGACAATGCAATAGACATTACCACTGGGACCAACTCCTGTCTGAGCAATAGTGACCACTCCAGAGATCCAGGCTTTGGGCAGATGGATGAGCTCCAGCTGGAGGAGCTGGGGGATGATGACTTGCAGTTTGAAGACCCCACCGAGGAGATCGGCACAGCGGAGGAGGTGATTGAGTTGAGTGACGACAGTGAGGATGAGCTGACCTTTGGAGAGAACGACAGCCGAGAGAATAAGGCCATGCCCTGCCAGGTGTGCAAGAAAGTTCTAGAGCCCAATATTCAACTGATCCGACAGCATGCTCGGGACCACGTGGACCTGCTGACAGGCAACTGCAAGGTCTGCGAGACCCACTTTCAGGACAGAAACTCCCGGGTGACTCACGTTCTGTCCCACATTGgtattttcctcttctcctgtGACATGTGTGAAACCAAGTTCTTTACCCAGTGGCAGCTGACCCTTCATCGACGGGATGGAATATTTGAGAACAACATCATTGTTCACCCCAATGATCCCTTACCTGGGAAGCTGGGTCTGTTTTCAGGGGCAGCCTCCACAGAGCTGAAATGCGCTGCCTGTGGGAAGGCATTGGCCAAAGATTTCCACGTGGTCCGGGGCCACATCCTTGACCATCTACACTTGAAGGGCCAGGCCTGCAGTGTGTGTGACCAGCGCCACCTCAACCTCTGCAGCCTCATGTGGCACACCCTCTCCCATCTCGGCATTTCGGTTTTCTCCTGCTCTGTCTGTGCCAACAGCTTTGTGGACTTGCAGCTCCTCGAGAAGCACATGGCTGTGCACCAAAGCCTAGAAGACACCCTCTTCCGCTGCCACTTGTGCAGCCAGAGCTTTAAGTCGGAGGCTGCCTATCGCTACCACGTCAGCCAGCACAAATGCAACAGTGGCCTTGACCCGCGGCCTGGTTTTGGGCTACAGCACCCAGCTCTCCAGAAGCGGAAGCTGCCAGCAGAGGATTTCCTGAGTGAGGAGCTGGCTCTGCAGGGCCAACCTGGAAACAGCAAGTACAGCTGCAAGGTCTGTGGCAAAAGATTTGCCCACACAAGCGAGTTTAACTACCACCGGCGGATCCACACGGGCGAGAAACCATACCAGTGCAAGGTATGCCACAAGTTTTTCCGAGGCCGCTCAACTATCAAGTGCCACCTGAAGACGCACTCAGGGGCCCTCATGTACCGCTGCACGGTCTGTGGCCACTATAGCTCCACCCTCAACCTCATGAGTAAGCACGTTGGCGTGCACAAAGGCAGCCTCCCGCCCGACTTCACCATTGAGCAGACCTTCATGTACATTATCCATTCCAAAGAGGCTGAAAAGAACCCTGACAGCTGA